The stretch of DNA CAGTGCCCTGCTGGTCGGCGTCAACGACAAGCAGGCCTTGCAAAAGGTGATGCACTCCGACCTTTCCGGAGTCGCCATCACCCCGGGCACGGCGCTCGCTCCGCTCTACAACGCCCAAACCGGCAAGAAAGTGAAATTCACCGACAACAAGGTCCATTTCATCGATGTCGGCCAGAACGGCTCGAAGAACGATGTCGAACTGCCTGCGATGAAGGTCAAGCAGGTCGATTACCGCAAGCTCACCAGCATGTATTCCATGGTCGTTTTCGTCGACCAGTCGGTGCTTGCCGGCAATGGGGTCAAGAGTGATGGGCATATGCTGCTCACCAAGTTCGACATGAACGCGGCGAGCGTCAGCGACACCTTCGCGGCGGTGCAGGACGCGTTGGGCTCCACCGATGGCGTCAACATCACCGGTCCGATCGCCGAACGCGTCATGTGGGATACGCAGATCGACACCATCATGAGGGTGCTGGTCGCTCTGCTCGCCGTCGCCGTGCTCATCGCGCTGATCGGCGTGGCCAACACGCTGAGCCTTTCGGTGATCGAACGCACCCGCGAATCGGCCACCCTGCGCGCCATCGGCATGACGCGCGGCCAGCTGCGGCGTTCCCTGGCCTGCGAGTCGTTGCTGATCGCGCTGGTCTCGGGTGTGGTCGGCGTCGTCCTCGGCACCGCCTTCGGCTGGCTGGGCTCCTACATGGTCTTCACCCTCTACGGCAAGACGGCCTACCTCTTCGACTGGAAATTCAACGGCATCGTCCTGCTGATCGCCGCCCTCGCCGCGTTGGCTTCGAGTATCCTGCCGGCCAGGCGCGCGGTGAAGACCCCGCCGGTCGAGGCGCTCGCCGAGGCGTAGCATGGGGCAAGCCGCCATCTGAAGTGGTGAATCGAATAAAGGTCCTGTTGATCTCTCAGATAAGGGAGATGAACAGGACCTTTGTGTTGCCTTCTAGCCGGAAAATCGCGCCTATACCAACCCATTGTCGTAGGCGAAGACGACGGCCTGCACCCGGTCGCGCGAGTAGGTTTTCTGCAGGATGTGGGCGACGTGGGTCTTGACGGTCGGCAGGCTGATGCACAGCTTGTCGGCGATTTCCTGATTGGAGAGGCCGTGCGCGATTTCGACCAGGACCTCGCGCTCGCGGTCGGTCAACGTCTCGACCGCCGGGTCATGATATGACGCGGCGTCGTGAGATCCGTCGCCGTTGCCGGCGTCTGTGGATTGCCGGTTTCCAGTGTTGCCCGGGCCGTTTGCGGATGGAGTTTCGTCATTGGCACGTGTGCCGCTATACGCATCGGCGGTTGTGGGATCCGATATGCGGCGCCTCATGGAATCGACTGCCGTTCCGCCTTCCGATTGGGCTTCACGCGCGGCAATTCGGGTGGCACCGAGCTTGCCTTCCACCATCTTCTCGATGAGTCGCTTGGTGGCGGTGGGGGCGATGATGGCGTTGCCCTGATAGACCGTGCGAATCGAGGAGAGCAGGGTCTCCGGTTCGGTGTCCTTCAGGAGGAACCCGGAGGCTCCGGCGTCGATGGCGCTCATCACGTATTCGTCGAGGTCAAAAGTCGTCAAGATGATGACGTGGGTTTTCGCTACGTCGTTGCCCGATTCGCGCTCGGCGTTGATGATGAGTCTGGTTGCCTCGATGCCGTCGGTGCCGGGCATACGCACATCCATCAAGACCACATCCGGTTTGAGATCGAGCGCGAGAGACACCGCCTCGGCGCCGTTGGAAGCCTGCCCGACCACCTGCATGTCGTCCTGTGAATCGATGACCATCGCGAAACCCGCTCTCACCAGCTCCTGATCGTCGGCGATAAGGACTCGGATAGGCTGCGTTTCACTCATGCCTTCCACTCTAGCAAACCGCTGCGGCAACGCGCATGTTTTGCATATCCATAGCGGGGAAGTGTGTTCCGGCTTCGCTTGAGTGCACTTTTTGACCTGACGTGTGCAAGAAGTGCGTTTGAGCAAAGGTAAAGTGCACTTTTTGACCTGACGTGTGCAAGAAGTGCGTTTGAGCAAAGGTAAAGTGCACTTTTTGACCTGACGTGTGCAAGAAGTGCGTTTCAGCAAAGGTAAAGTGCACTTTTTGACCTGACGTGTGCAAGAAGTGCGTTTCAGCCATGCTAAAGTGCACTTTTCGACCTGACGTGTGCAAGAAGTGCGTTTGAGCAAAGGTAAAGTGCACTTTTCGACCTGACGTGTGCAAGAAGTGCGTTTCAGCCATGCTAAAGTGCACTTTTCTCACATAAGGATGTTGAATGCGTGACGTGCGCTTCAACGGTCGGCGTCGGTGCTGTGTCCCTCGCTAGTCATGCGTTCGGGCGCGGTGACGGCCACCGGATGCAGCAGCGGTTGGGAGGCGGCGGGGTTGTCGTCGCTGCCGCCGGTCTCACGCAGCACGCGCAGCAGCGATCGCATGTGGGCCAGTGACTCACGCCCTTGTTCGCCGATGGAGCGGAACGCCTCGATGATGGCCTGCGGCGAGGTGGAAACGCCTGCCGCCGCATCCCGGTCGAGCATGGCGATGCCCGCGTCGGCCTTGTCGATGACCCCGGTCAACGTTTCGCTGACCTCGCCGCGGATCTGGGCCCCGATGCGCTCGCGTTCGTGGTTGGCCGCCGCGATCTGTTTCCGTTTCGATTCCGCTTCCAACGCCTGGTGCCGGGCCTCGAGCACCATCATGTTCGTTCCGCTCGCGCGCGTCCACAACGCCGCGGTGATGGCCATGGCACATATGGCCAGCGCGATGATGACGAACATGGCGATTTCAAAGGGATAGCTTCCGCGGTTGCCGTAGACCGCGTACCGTTGCCGGTTCGTCACCCAATCCACCAGTGTCGGATAGCCGACGAACGATCCGCTGAACCGGATGCCGAATACCGCCGATCCCACAACCGCGGCCAGACCGGCCCAACGGCGGGAATGCCCTTTGCCATAAAGACATACCGAATACAGGGATATCGGGGCGTAGAGCACGACGACCGGTATATCCGCGCAGAAGATCAACGAGACCATTGCTGCGGCGACCATGAGTGCGGCGGCGCATTGGGGGAGCCGGCGTCGCAAGGCCAGGGCGGTGAACCCGGCAAGATCGATGGCGAAATCGACTATTTGCAGCTGAGGCGTCGACGCCCGTTCAGTGGTGCCGAAGACCATGGTATAGCCGACGTTTGCGCCTCCGTATCGGAACGTGATGAGGCCTGACGGGGCGGCGAGCAACAGCAAAACGGCCGCGAGGATGATGTCGGCGAGCAGATAGTGGTGTGCGAAGAAGCGTGAGATGCGTTCCACCCAATTGAGGTCTGCGTGTTCGGTTGCACCATTGCCGGTGCCGCTGCCGTTACGCGGTTCGTCGGCAGAGTAGAGGCGGCGTGAGAGCGAAGAGAACCGTTGAAATATGCTTGCGTGCCGGGATTCGGGATCCGGTTCGTCTTCTATGAGTTCGGGATAACGGGCGTCGGACGATGGTCTAGGAAGCGATGCCGTGCTGTTCGTTGACTGGGTGTATCTGCCGGTCTGGTCGGTGACGTCTGGAGAAGAGACGGGCGTATCGGTATTTTCGTACGGAAAGGCATCGGCATTTTCGGTTGCCCTGCGTTCGATGGCGTCGAGGTTCTGATGGCGATTGCCGTTGTCGTCTTCGCTGTCGTGATGATTCGCGTTTTTATCGCTATTTCGGTGGGAGCCACCGCTCCCGCCTAACGCAATGCGCACCTCGACGGCGAACCCGCCGCCTATTCTGGGCCCGGCCTGCATTCGTCCGCCTGCAGCCTCGACGCGTTCGCGCATGCCGGTCAGCCCGATGCCCGGCCGATGCCCGTCCATCGCCGCGGCCGCCCCGTTGCCGTTGTCCTGTATGGCAAGTCGCAGCGTTGTGTCGTTCCATATTTCCCTCACCGTGACCTCCACGCCTTTGCCGGCGTATTTGCGGGCGTTGGTCAACGCTTCCTGCACGGCATGGTAGATGGCGGATTGTGCCTTGCCACCGAGAAGCTGCGGCTTGGCTTCGCCTTCTATGATCCGCTTCACCGAGCCGCCCGTGGCGTGTGCGGTGGCATCGGCCTGGGAGGCCAGCGCGGCGATGTCGTCATAGCCGAGGTGCGGGGCACCGCCGAAGGTGCTGAGCAGATCCGACATGTCGCGTTGGGCCTTGTGCGATTCGTGCCTGATCGTCTCCATGATCGCCCTTGCCTTGGCCGGGTCATGGGCCCCGGCGTAGCGGCCGCCGTCGGATTGGACGATGATGGTGGAGAGGGTGTGGGCCACCACGTCGTGCATGTCGCGGGCGATGCGGGCGCGTTCGGCGGTACGGGCGATGTCGAGATCCTCCTGTCCGCGGGCGGCCAAGGCGATGTTGCGTTCGCGCAGCAGCCGCGCGTTGTCGAGTCTGGTGCGCGACCAGTAGCCCATGAAGCAGGCGGCGGCGAGCATGGTGACGATGCCGACGAGCATGAAGAAGACGGTTCCGGCCAAATTCCTGCTGCAGGTGGCGTTGAAGCCGGACGTGTAGACGCTTTGGCAGGAATAGTAGGTGTAGCTTGCGGTGTCGCCCGCTTGGTGAGGGTTGTGCACGGGTCCTATTTCCATGCCCCAGGTGATGATCGGTGCCGCCGCGCCGCCTACGATGAAGGCCAGAACGATGAAGGCCTTGCTGTGCGACGGGTCGCCGTAGACGATCACCGAATACAGCATCACCACGGCGAGGGTGTCGCCGAAGACGTAGCCCGGCCCGCAGAGCAGCTGCAGGACGGCAAGACCCGCGAATGCCAGGGCCGCGACCTGCGGATAACGGCGACGGAAGATGACCGGCACGATCAGCGCGCACGACCATGCGAACTGCCAGCCCTCGCTATAGCTGACCCACAGCCCGCCTTCGTCGGTGGTGGTGCTGATAAGCGCGAAAAACAGCGCGACGAGCGCCAGAAGCGCGTCTCCCGCCATCTGGTTGCGCGCAAGCCACGCCCCGAACCGCCGTAATGTCGTCATGCCTCAAGCGTATCGCTTCGGCGGCATCGCGGCTATCGTGCGCAGGGATGAGAAGGCGTGGGCTGCGAGGCGTCGCCATCGCCGTCGATGTAAAGGCAAAGGGCAACTAGCCTGTCCCTCGTTCGTGTTCCGTGTTCCGGCAGTATATCTTTCATATGCCGGTTTGCTCTCTTGCAGGACTTGTCGTTGCCATGTCACGTAGTGGAAACGATTTGACCTATATGTTCCATGCACTATTACACTGTTAATCAACACATTCGTCGGTTGTCGAAGTTGGGGAGACGAACATGACACTGTTGGCCAAATACTATGTACCTGGGCTCGCCGTTGAGGACCATTCCATAAAAGTACCGCTCGATTGGCGCGACAGTGATCCGGGCAAGGGGTTCGCCGGAGAATCATTGAGCCTGTTCTACCGGGTGGTCACCGCCCCCGAGCATGTCCACGACGATCTGCCGCTGCTGGTCTTCCTTCAGGGTGGGCCCGGAGGTGCCGGACCGCGCCCGCTCAATCCGTCGAGCGACGGTTGGATCGCCGAGGCGATCAAGCATTTCCGCATCGTCCTGCCCGACCAGCGGGGCACCGGCCGTTCCTCCTGCGTCGATTCCAATGTGATGGGCAATATCGAAGGCGCCCATCGTCAGGCCGAATATCTCAAGGCCTTCCTGGCCGGTTCCATCGTGCGTGATTTCGAGCATCTGCGCCGTACGGAATTCGGCGGAAGAAAATGGGTGACGCTCGGGCAGAGCTATGGCGGGTTCCTGACGCTGGCCTACCTTTCCCTGTATCCCGAAGGTCTGAGCGCGAGCTTTACGATGGGCGGCATCCCGCATATCCCGGCCAACGCCCGCGAAGTCTACGAACACACTTTCCCGAGAATGGTGCAAAAGACCCATCTTTATTATCGGCGTTACCCCCAGGACGTCGACCGTGTGGCCGCGGTCGCCGACAAACTCTCCGCGCGCAAAGGGAAGGCGGCCATCACCTTGCCCAACGGTGATCCGCTGAGTGTCGAACGCCTGCAGACTCTGGGCAGAGATTTCGGCATGCAGCCCGGCCCCGAGCGACTGCACTGGCTGATGGATACCGCCTTTACCGCCGGTGATGGCTCGGCCAAAAGCCGTTCCCCGCTTTCCGACCGGTTCCTCGAATCCGTGATGGAGACCACGTCGTCGAACGCCTTGTATTGGCCGCTGCAGGAGTTCATCTACGCCGACGGCGAGCTCGAAGAGCCCATCGGCTGGGCGGCCCAGCAGGTGCGCGACGAACATCCTGAATTCGACGCCCGCCATCGTCCGCTGCTGTTCACCGGAGAGGCGGTGTTCCCTTGGATGTTCGAGCAGGAAAAAGCCTTGCGCCCGTTCAAGGCGGCGGTCGAAGAACTGATGGGCGACACCCGTTTCGGCAAGATCTACGACACCACCCAGCTCAAGCGCAACGAGGTTCCGCTGCAGGCCGCGGTTTATTTCGACGATCTGTATGTCGATTCCGGCATGCAGCTCGACATGCTTTCGCGCGTGGGCAATTCCCACGCCTGGGTCACCAACGAATACCAGCACGACGGTCTTTTCGTCGGTCCTGACGTCTTCGACCATCTGTATCGTCAGGCGCTGGACCGCGGAGATTTGAAAGGTCTGCGTTAGATTTTGGCGCAAAGTGCCTGTTTCGTCCGGTATGTTGTGCACTGTGAAGAAAGAACAAGTTCATGTCGTCGGCTCGTGGTCAGTGTATCGGGCAGTTCAACGATGGATTTCAAAGGAGATTAATCATGTCAGAGGAACGCTATTCCTATCAGAAGGCGATACGGCAGTTCGTGTACATCGAATTGCCGGTCGACACCGACCATGACGGTCGTAACGATTTGGTGAGGGCCGACATCATTCGTCCCGCCGAACTCGACGGCAAGGAGAAGATACCGGCGATCATGGACCCGAGCCCGTACTATGCCCTCTATGAGCGGCACGGGGAGAAGAACGAGTACGAGCATCCCGAGGATGTGTGGAACAGCACCCTGAGCTGCTATCCCTTTTTCTACGACAATTATTTCGTGCCGCGCGGCTATGCGGTGATTTTGCTCGCCACGGCCGGCACCTCGCTTTCGGCGGGCTTCTGCGACATCGGCGGCCCCAACGACGTTGCCAGCGCCAACGCCGTTGTTGATTGGCTCAATGGACGTGCCAAGGGCTATATGACCCGTGAGCGGCGTACTCCGGACAACGAGCTGAAGGCGTATTGGTCGAACGGGCTGGTCGGCGCGATCGGCAAGTCCTACGACGGCAGCGTCGCCAACGCTATGGCCGCCACCGGCATCGAAGGCCTGCGCACCATCGTCCCCATCTCCGCCATCAGCAGCCAATATCGCTGGTATCATCCCAATGCGGCGCTGCTCGACGGCGACGATGCGGACGGTGGCTGGTTCGAGCCTGACAACTTCGCACAGAGCCTGGAATCGACGGCCGACGGCAAGCTCCAACGCTTCAACCTCATGGGCGGGCTCGACACCTTGCGCGAAGGGTCCGACAAGGCGAGCCTCGACTACAACGCGTTCTGGGCGCAGCGCAATTACGCCAGCCATGCCAAGGATTATAAGGCGAGCGTGTTCATCGTCCATGGAGTCAATGACCTCAACGTGATGATGAACCAGGTCGAGGACTACTGGCGTGAACTCGGCGAAAACGGGGTGCCCAGGAAGATCTGGGTGCACCAATACGGCCACGACGATCCGTTCGATTTCCGCAACGACGTGTGGATGAGCACGCTTGACCGCTGGTTCGAGTACTGGCTCAAGGGTATCGACAACGGCATCATGAACGAGCCCATCGCCAGCGTCGAGGACATCGACGGCAATTGGCACGAGGGTTCCAATTGGCCCGAACCGGAGGCGAGCATGCACGTCTACCGTGTCTCGGGCGGCGAGGATCCGCGACTCGGCGAGCTGGTCGAGGCAGTCGGCGCGGATTCGGAGGCGCGCACGGGCGAGACAAGTTTGGTGGCGAGTCTCAAAGGCGGCCGAATCAATGAGCTGGTCGACGCCTATTCGTGCGACAAGGCCGATGCTCAACGGTTGCTCTACGTCTCTGCTCCATTGCAGCAGGACATGCATGTCTCCGGCCATGTCGAGGTCGAGGTGAGCGTCAAGGCGAGCGTGCCGCGCAGCAACCTCTGCGCGTCGTTGATCGAATACGGCGAAGGCACCTATATCGAGCCGGGGCCGGACACCCATGCGATGGTCGAGATCGACCAGCAGCGCACCGTCCATTGGCAGACGACTCCGCAGGACAAGGCGGTCTACAAGGTGTGGATTCCCAGGAAATCCCGGGAAATCTCCCGTGTGGTGACCCGCGGCTGGATATCCACCGACCACAGGGAGGGCTTCGACCACCACGTTCCGGCGCCCCAGGACGAGTGGATCACGGTGCGTATCCCGATGCTGGCCACTGATTCGCTGATTCGCGCCGGCCATCGCATGGCGCTGATGATCTGCAACAACACCGAGCGCCTGGCGCAGGTGCCCGATTGCGATTACGAGGTGCGGCTTGATGCCATCCGCCTGCGTTTCAACGCGGTTGCCTCTCCGTGTGCCCGGTAAGGGGAAAAATCCACCTAATCGCACACTCAAATACAACAGAGGCATAAGTATCATCCTTATACTCGAGGGGAAACTCGGCGGTGGCTTCGAGGCCACCGCAACAACCCCTAATGAGGAGGAATGATGAGTGAGCAGGAGAGGTCGGATGTGAAGACGCATGGCGGACCGTCGCCTTCCGATGATGAACAAGCGGTCGCGCGCGATGCGCAGCTGATCTACATTGGCAATACAGGCACTGTTGATTTTGATTTGAACCTGCCGGTCCGTGGTGCTTCGGGGACGTCGATCTCGTGGCAGACCAGCGATTCGCGATGGATAGAGCCCGACGGCAAGGTGCACATGCCGGACTACGGCCGGGGAGACCGCAACGTCCGACTGACGGCCACGGTGACGCGCGGTTCGGCCTCGGCCACGCGCGAGTTCACCGTGAAGGTGCTCGAGAAGGCCAACGACATCAAGGTCAAGAAGGTCTATCCTGTCAAGATCAAGGCGCAACGCGGGGTGAAGTATTATCTGCCGATGTTCGTGGCAGTGCTCACCGAGGATGGCAATACTGTCTCACAGCGCGTCAACTGGGATGATGGAGTAGACCATGTTTCCGACGAGCTCGGCGACAAGCAGTACACAGGTGTGATCGACGGTAGCGAGATCAAGGTGACCGGCACGGTCTCGGTCGGCGAGTCCGACCCGGTTCAGGTCGTGGACGCCACCCCGAAGCTCAACGCCGTGGATTTGAGCCATGTGCGCCTGACCGGTGACGGCTTCCTGGCCAGGAACCAGCGCAACCGCGTCGCGTTCCTGAAGACCGTGGACTGCGACCAGCTGCTCTACGAGTTCCGCAAGGCCAGCGGCTTGGATACCAAGGGCGCCGACGCGATGATCGGTTGGGACGCTCCGGACTCCAACCTGCGCGGGCATACCACCGGCCACTACCTTTCGGGGTATTCGCTGGCGTACGCCGCCACGGGCGAGCCCGAGATGAAGCGCAAGGCCGACTATCTGGTCGACGGCCTGGCCGAAGTGCAGGACGCGTTCTCCAAGCTCCCCGGATTCAAACCCGGCTTCCTTTCCGCGTACTCCGAGAAGCAGTTCGACCTCTTGGAGACCTACGCGCCGTATCCGGACATCTGGGCACCGTATTACACGTTGCATAAGATTCTGGCCGGCCTGCTCGACGCGTACCACTACACCGGCAACAAGACCGCACTCGATGTGGCCTCAAAGGTGGGCGACTGGGTCTACGATCGCCTCTCCCGCCTGCCGCACGAGCAGCTGCAGAACATGTGGAGCATGTACATCGCCGGCGAATTCGGCGGCATGAACGAGTCCATGGCCAAGCTCTACGGAGTCACGGGCAAGAAGGAGCACCTCGAGGCCGCGCGCATGTTCGACAACGACCGCCTGATGGTGCCGATGCGTGAACACATCGACGCGCTGGGCGGCATGCACGGCAACCAGCACATCCCGCAGGTCATCGGCTCGGTCGAGCTTTACAAGCAGACCGGCATGAGCTATTACCTCGACCAGGCCGAATTCTTCTTCGACTCGGTGCTGGCCCACCACGCCTACGCCTTCGGCGGTGTCGGTCAGGGCGAGATGTTCCATCAGCCCGACCACATCGGCTCCCTTTTGACAGAGAACACCGCCGAGTCCTGCGCCTCATACAACCTGCTGAAGCTGGCGACGGCGCTCGAGCAGTACGAGCCCAAGGCCAGCTACGGCGACTACTACGAGGACACGGTGGTCAACCACATCGCCGCCACCACCGACAAGGTGCCTCGCGGCGGCAGCATCTACTTCTTCCCCACGCAGCCCGGCGGCCACAAGGAGTTCGACGAGGAGAACAGCTGCTGCCACGGAACCGGCCTGGAATCGCACTTCTACTATGCGCAGGGCGCCTACTACGTCGGTGCGCGCGAGGGTTCGAAGAGTGCACTGTCGGTGAGGATGTACCTCAACGGCACGCTCGACGACGCCGAGGACGGCCTGGCGCTCAAGGTCGCGCTTGACGACAAGCACCCGGAGCATGTGGCCATCGACGTGAAGCACGCGGACTACGACCAGCTCTGGCTGCGTGTGCCCGGCTGGACCCGCGGCAAGGTGCGCGTGACGGTCGACGGCAAGCGCCTGGACGAGGCCACTGTGGCCGGCATGCTGCGTAACGACGGCGCCGAGCTGGTGCTTGACGCTGAGGCGTTGGGCCGCTCCGGTTTCGACGGCGCCTCGATCAGCCTTGACTTCGACCCGCACTTCCGCGTCGTGCCGACCCCGGACAAGCCCGAGATCGCGGCGGTCGCGTGGGGCCCGTACGTGCTGGCCGCGCTGAGCGACAAGACGGACTTCCTGTCGCTGCCGGTCGACTCGAAGGACGCCGACGCCGCGTTCACCCGCGAGGGCGACGGACTGACGTTCGTGCATAAGGCGACCGGAACGCGTTTCGTGCCGTTGGAGCAACTGGATCAGGAATGCTACCAGATGTATATGAAGGTGTGCTGAAGGTTGCTGTAGGCCACTTCGCGGCTGGAACCGCGGGGTGGCCTGCGTTTTGGTAAGGTTCGGCGCCATCGACGACATGCCGGTGGCGCCGTTTGTTTTGGTGAATGGGGACTGCATTGCGGTTTGAAAATCAAGGTAATGGCATAACGCTTCACGGCGATGAGGGCAGCGTCTGGAGGCTCGGCAAGCCAGCCGTCATGGTGACGATGGGTGGCAGGAGCGGGGGAGCCGGCGATTTCGCGACGCTCGACTGCTCCGGCCGGTTCGAGGCCGATCCCAAGGGCACGTACGTGAAGTACGACCTGGACGTGAGGAACACGGGGGACGAGGCCGCCTGCATCGACGATTTGTCCGTCGACTTCCGGCTGGAAGATGCGGCGGCGCCCGCCACGGCAACGGGCTGCTTCGAGTCCTCGGACTGCTATCTGTTGTCCGGGCCGCAGGGCGAGGACGGGGTACGTCTGGTGATCGTGCCGTACTACACCGCGCAGGTCGAGCTGTGCGAGGCGCTCGGCGACGGCTTCGCGTACCGCTGCTATCTGTATTCGAAGGCGCGCAGGGGTTCCGCCGATTACGCGGGATACCGCTTCGCGACCCCGACCCGTGCTTTGGACCTCAAGCCGGGCGAGACCCGTACCTTCACCTTCCTGATGGCGCAGGCCGTAAGCCAGGAAGATGTGGCCGAGTTCCTTATCCGTTTCCAGAAGACCCCGCTGGGCTTTGCCGCCGGAGCCAATGGGATGCGGATGCTGCGTCACTACATGGTCGACGACCCCAAGCGTGTGGACGTCAGTCGCGAGTTGGCCAACGGCTACCAGGCCGCGGTCATCACCGACGGGCGCCTCTCCAGCCTGACCGAGCCGCACGGCAGCATCGAGGCGATCGACCCCAAGGTCCCGTTCGGCGACATCGCCTTTACGCTCGTCGACGGCACCGAATACGCGACCTCGGGCAAGCGCGGGCGGTTCGACGACAACGGCGACCTGAAGTTCACCGACGGCCCGCTCGGGGTCGGCATGGCCTTCCGCCTTCAGGGACGCACCCTGAGCTACACCCTGCGCCTGATCAACCCCGGCAGCAAACCCGTCACCCTGACCGACCTCAACGTAAAGCTGCCGTTCAACTGCGAGATGGACTGGCAGGTCGACGCCGCCCAGCGTATGATCCGCCACACGCAGGTGGCCGGCGACAACTCGTTCACCATGGCCACGCCGAGTGACGGCAAGCCGCCCTATCTGATGTGCGTGCCGCGCGACGGCGCTAGCTGGGAGTTCTTCGACCTCGAGTCCAAGCCGGACTCGGAGGGCGACGGCGCCGGCGGCTACCGCGTTCACCTGTGCGCGCAGGCGGCCGCCGCCGAGGCCTCGACCCACGAGGGCGGGCGCTGGAACCTGCCGACCGGCACCATCGATCTCAAGGCTGGGCAAACCCGCGACTTCACCTTCGACTTCGTCTGGGAGCCCGACTACGAGGCGGCCCGCGCCGAGCTCGTGGCCCGCGGCAAGGTCGACATCGAGGCCGTCCCCGGTTACACCGTGCCGCGCGACCAGGAGATGCTGCTGAAGCTCGACTCTATCTACCAGCATGTCGAGCTGACGGCCCAGTACCCCGACCAGACCGCGATTCGCAAGGTCAGCGAGCAAGAGCTCGGCGTGTGCGCCGACGGCTCCGGACGCAAGACCTACCGCACCATCTACGCGGTGGGCATGGCGCGCCTGGGCGAGAACCTGCTGACGGTGCACTACGGCGACGGCCGGGTCGGCTGGCTGCAGGCTTTCTCCACGCTTCCGGTCGGCGAGCTGATCGAGGAGCGCGCCAACTACATCACCTCGCTGCAGAACCACGACGACTCCAAATGGTACCGGGGCCTGTTCCAGGAGCGCAACACGCGCACCGGCGTGGTGCTCAATCCCGACCGGTACGACCAGATCTCCGGCTGGCGCATCTACGAGGTTACCTGTGACG from Bifidobacterium sp. ESL0800 encodes:
- a CDS encoding beta-L-arabinofuranosidase domain-containing protein; protein product: MMSEQERSDVKTHGGPSPSDDEQAVARDAQLIYIGNTGTVDFDLNLPVRGASGTSISWQTSDSRWIEPDGKVHMPDYGRGDRNVRLTATVTRGSASATREFTVKVLEKANDIKVKKVYPVKIKAQRGVKYYLPMFVAVLTEDGNTVSQRVNWDDGVDHVSDELGDKQYTGVIDGSEIKVTGTVSVGESDPVQVVDATPKLNAVDLSHVRLTGDGFLARNQRNRVAFLKTVDCDQLLYEFRKASGLDTKGADAMIGWDAPDSNLRGHTTGHYLSGYSLAYAATGEPEMKRKADYLVDGLAEVQDAFSKLPGFKPGFLSAYSEKQFDLLETYAPYPDIWAPYYTLHKILAGLLDAYHYTGNKTALDVASKVGDWVYDRLSRLPHEQLQNMWSMYIAGEFGGMNESMAKLYGVTGKKEHLEAARMFDNDRLMVPMREHIDALGGMHGNQHIPQVIGSVELYKQTGMSYYLDQAEFFFDSVLAHHAYAFGGVGQGEMFHQPDHIGSLLTENTAESCASYNLLKLATALEQYEPKASYGDYYEDTVVNHIAATTDKVPRGGSIYFFPTQPGGHKEFDEENSCCHGTGLESHFYYAQGAYYVGAREGSKSALSVRMYLNGTLDDAEDGLALKVALDDKHPEHVAIDVKHADYDQLWLRVPGWTRGKVRVTVDGKRLDEATVAGMLRNDGAELVLDAEALGRSGFDGASISLDFDPHFRVVPTPDKPEIAAVAWGPYVLAALSDKTDFLSLPVDSKDADAAFTREGDGLTFVHKATGTRFVPLEQLDQECYQMYMKVC
- a CDS encoding DUF5695 domain-containing protein, which produces MVTMGGRSGGAGDFATLDCSGRFEADPKGTYVKYDLDVRNTGDEAACIDDLSVDFRLEDAAAPATATGCFESSDCYLLSGPQGEDGVRLVIVPYYTAQVELCEALGDGFAYRCYLYSKARRGSADYAGYRFATPTRALDLKPGETRTFTFLMAQAVSQEDVAEFLIRFQKTPLGFAAGANGMRMLRHYMVDDPKRVDVSRELANGYQAAVITDGRLSSLTEPHGSIEAIDPKVPFGDIAFTLVDGTEYATSGKRGRFDDNGDLKFTDGPLGVGMAFRLQGRTLSYTLRLINPGSKPVTLTDLNVKLPFNCEMDWQVDAAQRMIRHTQVAGDNSFTMATPSDGKPPYLMCVPRDGASWEFFDLESKPDSEGDGAGGYRVHLCAQAAAAEASTHEGGRWNLPTGTIDLKAGQTRDFTFDFVWEPDYEAARAELVARGKVDIEAVPGYTVPRDQEMLLKLDSIYQHVELTAQYPDQTAIRKVSEQELGVCADGSGRKTYRTIYAVGMARLGENLLTVHYGDGRVGWLQAFSTLPVGELIEERANYITSLQNHDDSKWYRGLFQERNTRTGVVLNPDRYDQISGWRIYEVTCDDPGLSKPAFLSAKNAVDPDREQVEALDEYLEHFVWGGLQRRDTDDYPYGVYGVPDWKTLRDQRNLTNGEHAHIWRLWDYPHVAQTWFGMYQVAKRHPDWTALNADEYLKRAWGTFIAMYRYPDELDYRYDDELDNRSPYKTGYYNEVIISEVIAALRAEGQMAKASQLEEFWNHKADFLIRQGKNLFGSEYAFDTTGFESTQAVVDWGRTHAMSTWNSDRRSVLSYRRRDVERFDDYQRACNIACRGWLENGYFITGSDIRNDVAQYTLSYMSQMGGWSLLEDALYADGSPFALLRLASASLMSSWALENAGDEQSDYGYWFGGKANQGASSGGYEPTPYTTTWLGQPSYRGVWQYGCEIDLGYCGYLRGAAMIVADDPVFGWIVYGGRRDGQDAADGAMHLTPADGVGRRFHIVASESKRLNVTLDGARYTQATVSKDAEGRTLVALEVTDCADGARAHASTFDGTGITIGGHNGADLNLPVHDGMLKLLVG